Within Primulina tabacum isolate GXHZ01 chromosome 5, ASM2559414v2, whole genome shotgun sequence, the genomic segment AAGTCTAGCTTGCATTGCCATGTGTGCATCCCCCATTTCACCATCAAGTTCACTTTTAGGGACCAGGGCAGCTACCTACAAAAtgaaattaggaaaaataaatgGCATCACAAAagattgacaatgtcttcgtgAAGTCTTTCGATGACATTATAAGCAGGAATCACATGTCTTACTTACACTATCCACAACAACTACATCGACTGAACCACTTCGGATTAGGGTATCCACAAGACTGAGAGCTTGCTCACCACAATCTGGTTGTGACAGAAGTAAGTTTTTAGTGTTTACTCCAATTGCCTCCGCTAATGCTGGATCAAGTGCATGCTCAGCATCCACAAAGACACAATAACCTAGAAAAGAACAAAAAAGGTAGAGAAACAAATTTTGTCAATAAAAGCATTAGGAAAGTTAAGAGGAGGCAAAATGACCAACCTCCACGTTTTTGTGCCTCGGCAATCACATGGAGAGCAAGAGTTGTTTTCCCAGAAGCCTCTGGACCATATATCTCCACAACGCGCCCCTATGATAAACATCATtacataaatttaaatataaaaattgccAACAAAAAATTGATCTCACAGTTTTAGCTGCCTTGTACGAATGTATGGGTGTCCTAATATATGTCCATTGACAAAATGTTCAAGAAGGTTTTACAGTCACGTTATGTAGCCCATAAGAAATACtatatatatcaataacatCTCTTCAAGGTTAAATGTAAAGGATCTATTCTTCGAGGTTAAATTTAGAGGATCTACATTAAGGGCATAATCAATAGCTTACACATAAAGGGTCTAGAAAAACCATACAAATAGATTAGTTATACCTGTCCACGCGATACTataataaaatctgaataaaatagagaaataaattttgaaaacaaaaacaCGTAGAAGATAATTGACTGGACCCCCATGAAGCAAAAGAGAATACAATGTGAAAGTTAACAAATTTTAACCTTCCCTTGGCAGTGTACGAGGGAGTGGTCACCACATTCAAAGGTTTTGTAACTTACACCACATTCACAGCTGCATGATAATAAGATCCAAAACCATGACTCCTATACAAGGAGGATAGGGCAGTATGCAGATAATACAATTTGAAGTTCTTTAACAGGTTTTCAGGCATGGACATCTTTTTTACGTATAATACCTTTGGAAGTCCCCCTATTCCGAGTGCAATATCCAAGGCAAAGGATCCGGTGGACACTACTGGAGTATGCTTAGGAGAGACAGATCGCCCGAGCCACATAATGGATCCTTTTCCAAATGATGCAACGATCTGATCCAAAGCAAGCTTCAGAGCTAAATCTTTCTTGGACATATTTTCTTCACCAGAATCACCATTGTCTgactttgattttcttttacCTTCATGCATACAGAGCAGCATCAACTCACTTAGAATCTTTCAAAAAAGAAAACATGATGAATACAAACAGAGTAATGCAAGAAAATCCTTGCAAGAGGACCAAAAAGAACTATAGGAACCAACACAAAAACTTACTAATATAGGAGAATACAATGGGCTTATTTCCTTAAAAACCACAAATTACATATTCATCATTGCCAACCAAGTACTGTGCTATAAGTTGGTAAAGCCATAATTGATCTTGTAAAGCTCAAGACAGATATTCGTTGGATTTATATGATTGTGAATAAGAGTGTACTAGAATAACATCGAGATATCAGATCAGGGTATGGAAGAAAGTCGCATCATCGATCATCTAACTACAAATGGTGAAGGACTGGATGAAAATGTACGTGAAGAAGAAATTGCACTAAGCATACTCAATGACAAAGTTCACATTGTACTATATAATGAAAGAAGAAAGACATCTTCGTCTTTGGGGAAAATTACATGTAAAACATGAACAATTAATTTTATCCAACTTTTCAGCTTACATAGGTGACTCGGACAAGTGAGAACATAATCGCTCAGTTAAAATGTAGGTACACACACTGACACACATTCAAATATTCCTGGACATATCAATTAGTTATCAACCATTCATTTAATTACTTCAGCCACTAGTCCACTCTACACCTATTTGGCTGTGTCCCGTGTATATAAACATAAATCTGAAGCAAGTAAAAAAGGAAACACTAACTGTGATATTAACAACTTTGATGCAATATAGTGATCGAATTTATCAAAGATGCAATTGTTATTAAATGGGCACAGAAGACATCAATATATACAAGAAACAGTCAATTAGAAAAAATTCCAGTACCTTTTGTAGAAAAGTTGCATATATGAGTGGATGTTTCCAATATTCCCTTTCTATATTCCTGAAAAATCAATAATAAGAAATTTAAGAATGCAAAGGGCGTTTCTGTTTTTCCTGGAAACTGAAAGGACAATCTCGAGGAACTGCTTAACAACAAAACAAACCAGCAGGCCACCCCTCCCCCAAATCCCCATTCCGACATACATAAAGAAGATCAAGCACGCTTTGGTGTTTCGAAAAACAGGCCGTAGAATATAGACTCATTGAAGCTGATGAAACAAACCCAAATTTCAAATTGCAACTTCATAACATAAAATCAAACATGTGTTTCCAGTTCTAAGCAAGCAAATCCAAGAAATGGGAGAAAAAAATACACACACCAGCACATAGTTAAACGACCCCCTTTCTAACAAGTCCTCGAGCAAAGAACCGGTTTTGaatgtgaaaaatattttatatgacCACATGGGCCCCTCAAAAAAAAAACTTCTCAATTCTAACCAAAATTCCAGCGTCATATCGAAAAGAAACAGAATGAAGTGAACAAACACGAAGCTTGTAAGTCGGAAAAAAAGAACCTGTAATTGCGGAAACAGGCAGCGCCTAATACAAGAAACGTTTTGAAGAAACCTCGCCATTCCTGATTCCagctcaaaataaaaataatgatagggAAAAAAATCCCTACGCTTTTGTGTTAACTCGCTCTCCTCAAAAACCCTATAATTTCACTACGAGAGAGTGGAAGGGGAAGAAGAGGGTTTTAGGGTTTTTGAGGGGGTTTTCCCTCCTTTTTTAACTCCTCGTTTATGGAGACCAAAGGAAACATTTAAttgaattattatatatattaatttattatcaGTGGCCCGCGCGGGGGGGTGGGGGTGTCTCTCTCCATCCCAATTTTGtagttttaaattatataattaagttgatttatttaaacattttgaataatagaaaattattttattcaaaatgttGAATAATAGTAAAAGGTTACTTACGAGTGATAAAACAAGATTATTTGGGATATAAAATGTGGTCGACTTAACCTCAAAGTTTAtatttagattatttattttaaaaaatatggaaACTTAATGTTCAAATTGTTGTGACGCAATGCTTAATTATTAAAcgtaaaaatttatgtgaaatCGTCTCTCGTTGTAGTTATCAAAAATGATTTGTAAGAGTTTATACTAAGTTTGATGGTTAAATAGGAATACCACTAAAGTGGAATCTAGAGTCCTTGAAACGGTTGATCACCATTATAACAGTAGCATAGATGGtggaagagaaaaaaaatcaattccATGTTTAATATTTTTCTGATAAATATCTGGGATTAGTTATGAATAGAATAGCTGATCattagtaattaaatacagtataATAATTTTTGAAAGTTAGTAAATTTGATTTGTCTAAAGTTATATAGTTTTAGAAATATGTGAGTCACCTCTTATTTTCATATGGTCAAAATATTGCATGACGGGGTCCTATCGTGGATGtttttatattatgtttgtcATGTGAGTTACTTTTTGGTTTGTGTGCATGGAGCATGTGAGGCACTTCTTGTTTTCAAAGTGCTATATGATAAAGATTATGATTGAATTATAATATCCTATCTATATatgaatttattatttgttattgcAAACACTTTTGTTGTTATCCATGGATTAATGGATGGACGCAGGAGTGTGATGAATAATTCGTCTTCAAGTAATAATCCAAATGACGAGGATGAATGCATAGAAAACGTAGGAGAGATTGTCAACGAAGAAGACATTTGAGGCATCAATTCGCAGGGTTTGGATATGTAATTACTATCTTTTATAAACTTCAATTAATGGTATCATCAGATACTAAGTGTCTTAAACAAAGTTTTTATTCGGAACTAAACTAAAATAGGTTGAGCTCACTTAGGAAGACAACTATATTTAATTATTGCATGCGGTTCGAATTAGGA encodes:
- the LOC142545633 gene encoding DNA repair protein recA homolog 3, mitochondrial-like, with the translated sequence MARFLQNVSCIRRCLFPQLQEYRKGILETSTHICNFSTKGKRKSKSDNGDSGEENMSKKDLALKLALDQIVASFGKGSIMWLGRSVSPKHTPVVSTGSFALDIALGIGGLPKGRVVEIYGPEASGKTTLALHVIAEAQKRGGYCVFVDAEHALDPALAEAIGVNTKNLLLSQPDCGEQALSLVDTLIRSGSVDVVVVDSVAALVPKSELDGEMGDAHMAMQARLMSQALRKLSHSLSLSQTILIFTNQVRSKLSTFGFGGPTEVTCGGNALKFYASVRLNIKRTGLVKKGEEAIGSQVHVKIVKNKHAPPFRTAEFELEFGKGISRESELIDLGCKYKFVVKSGSFFNMNGQNFHGKEALKSYLSANESEREELMKLLREKLIDVEPDATNDSVIGAIGGEITEDAAASDSTDEEIVTAVQA